A DNA window from Vigna angularis cultivar LongXiaoDou No.4 chromosome 1, ASM1680809v1, whole genome shotgun sequence contains the following coding sequences:
- the LOC108347212 gene encoding uncharacterized protein LOC108347212, with product MEIEGSTQVVAKKVWDIIRVMFFMLRKGIAKSKIMAEFHLMLKRGKKALVNNLMLNHHYIMASFTCRSNHNHATFISPRDYEFSCSNSPAIPFHAVKRTHKNHRFSKPSQHHDVSTLSAVQKVLEILNNDANNSPFPAFGKSPVGKQLRVTDSPFPLKDDGDSQVDVAAEEFIKKFYKDLNLQKKMAYLESPYHTSWSR from the coding sequence ATGGAAATTGAGGGAAGCACGCAGGTGGTGGCGAAGAAGGTATGGGACATCATACGTGTGATGTTCTTCATGTTGAGGAAGGGCATAGCGAAGAGCAAAATAATGGCGGAGTTCCATCTCATGCTGAAGCGTGGGAAGAAAGCCTTGGTGAACAACCTCATGCTCAACCACCACTACATCATGGCCTCTTTCACCTGCCGCTCCAACCACAACCACGCCACCTTCATCTCCCCACGCGACTACGAGTTCAGCTGCAGCAACAGCCCCGCCATCCCCTTCCACGCCGTCAAACGCACCCACAAAAACCACCGCTTCTCCAAACCCTCCCAACACCACGACGTTTCCACCCTCTCCGCCGTTCAGAAGGTTCTCGAAATCCTCAACAACGACGCCAACAACTCACCCTTCCCCGCCTTCGGAAAAAGCCCCGTTGGCAAACAACTCAGAGTCACCGACTCACCCTTCCCTCTCAAAGACGACGGGGATAGCCAAGTCGACGTCGCAGCCGAAGAATTCATTAAGAAGTTCTACAAAGATCTCAACTTGCAGAAAAAAATGGCATATCTTGAGTCCCCATATCATACTTCCTGGAGCAGATGA
- the LOC108346973 gene encoding uncharacterized protein LOC108346973 produces the protein MEYQAFGRAQRPKVAIIKQALKVMLVLAVGSWMLYQIKQSRNDRENYSDETNLVGGHGAKLLGRKGILPRVYEIDFPDSGNVDSAGEAKESSSGSDDGSESSDGAKEDKAEAELVNINEKFSTRERKEVELEPKTLPEVLSENQCRDSSKTTVGKVGLESRSSESGHKKHGIEKYPKRSKVNDSKSNGIEKEVQLRKQLYDEHVRQNATLDFSEKENDGDEGPKIREKETGIHKNVVEGATNAELTEEIDEVQSFHDENGAPPDVNETEIVVFGRAHIVHEENLSNVSKGSWLRKHIYEVTHVEDNTVEVNPETSKNDADEETNAGNISAHYDTSGIKHISEIGEADS, from the coding sequence ATGGAGTATCAAGCTTTTGGCAGGGCCCAGAGACCAAAAGTTGCTATTATAAAGCAGGCATTGAAGGTGATGCTAGTTTTGGCTGTTGGTTCCTGGATGTTATATCAGATCAAGCAATCAAGAAATGATAGAGAGAACTATAGCGATGAAACCAACCTTGTTGGAGGACATGGAGCTAAATTGTTAGGGCGTAAAGGGATCCTACCACGCGTATACGAAATAGATTTTCCTGACTCGGGAAATGTAGACTCTGCAGGAGAAGCTAAAGAGTCAAGTAGTGGCAGCGATGATGGATCAGAATCATCTGACGGAGCCAAGGAAGATAAGGCTGAAGCAGAGCTTGTAAATATCAATGAGAAATTCAGCacgagagaaagaaaagaagtggaACTTGAACCAAAAACTCTACCTGAGGTGTTATCTGAAAATCAATGCAGAGATTCATCCAAAACAACAGTCGGAAAGGTTGGTTTAGAATCAAGGAGTAGTGAGTCAGGTCACAAAAAGCATGGCATTGAGAAATACCCAAAAAGATCAAAAGTAAACGATTCTAAAAGTAATGGCATAGAAAAAGAAGTACAACTCAGGAAACAGCTATATGATGAGCATGTTAGACAGAATGCCACATTAGATTTCTCAGAAAAGGAGaatgatggagatgaaggaccaaaaataagagaaaaggaAACCGGGATACATAAAAATGTGGTGGAGGGTGCCACGAATGCTGAATTGACAGAGGAAATAGACGAGGTCCAAAGCTTTCATGATGAAAATGGTGCCCCACCTGATGTTAATGAAACTGAGATAGTGGTATTTGGTCGGGCACACATTGTGCATGAAGAAAATCTGTCAAATGTTAGTAAAGGAAGTTGGCTAAGAAAACACATTTATGAGGTCACACACGTAGAAGATAACACCGTTGAAGTGAATCCGGAAACATCAAAGAACGATGCTGATGAAGAAACTAATGCAGGAAATATTAGTGCTCATTACGATACTTCAGGCATCAAACACATTTCAGAAATCGGTGAAGCAGATAGCTAG
- the LOC108347145 gene encoding pentatricopeptide repeat-containing protein At1g77170, mitochondrial, which produces MSMRKFFQLAFPLRRRRCFSTQNSAFRSLLDYSGSDLVALVATHLCNCSTVQELNRLYAHVLRTHFFNSNPAPFNWNNIIRSYTRLEAPRNALRIYVLMMGNGVLPDCYTLPIVLKAVSQTFDVKLGKQVHSVGIKIGLQCNEFCETGFLSLYFKAGEFGSARMVFDENPDPKLGSWNAVIGGLSQAGLVRDAIGVFLDMKRRGFAPDGLTMINVTSACGKIGDLNLALQVHKCVFQAEARERTDVLMLNSLIDMYGKCGRLDLAYKVFATMEERNVSSWTSMIVVYGMHGYVREALECFCHMREAGVRPNYVTFIGVLSACVHGGAVREGRFYFDMMKNVYGITPQLQHYGCMVDLLGRAGLLEDARRMVEQMPMKPNSVVWGCLMGACEKYGNVDMAEWVAKHLQELEPWSDGVYVVLSNIYANRGLWKEVERIRSVMEEGKLAKVPAYSLTTNSN; this is translated from the coding sequence ATGTCTATGCGCAAGTTCTTCCAACTCGCGTTCCCCCTTCGTCGTCGTCGTTGTTTCTCTACCCAAAACTCTGCGTTTCGATCTCTTCTGGATTATTCAGGAAGCGACCTTGTAGCGTTGGTAGCTACTCATTTGTGTAATTGTTCTACTGTACAGGAACTGAATCGATTGTATGCCCACGTTCTAAGGACGCATTTTTTTAACTCCAATCCGGCGCCATTTAATTGGAACAATATTATAAGATCATACACCAGGCTAGAGGCTCCACGTAATGCACTTCGCATCTATGTTTTAATGATGGGGAATGGGGTTTTGCCCGATTGTTATACCCTTCCCATTGTTCTGAAGGCAGTCTCCCAAACTTTTGATGTTAAGCTCGGGAAACAGGTTCACTCAGTTGGTATCAAGATTGGACTGCAATGTAACGAGTTCTGTGAAACTGGATTTTTAAGTTTGTATTTTAAAGCTGGCGAGTTTGGAAGTGCCCGAATGGTATTTGATGAAAATCCTGACCCGAAGCTTGGTTCTTGGAATGCTGTAATAGGTGGGCTTTCCCAAGCTGGCCTTGTCCGGGATGCGATCGGCGTATTCCTTGATATGAAGAGGCGGGGATTTGCGCCGGATGGGTTGACCATGATTAATGTGACTTCCGCTTGTGGGAAGATTGGTGACCTCAACCTGGCTCTCCAGGTGCATAAATGTGTTTTCCAGGCTGAAGCTCGTGAAAGGACTGATGTTTTGATGTTGAATTCGCTTATTGATATGTATGGGAAGTGTGGGCGGCTGGACCTGGCTTACAAGGTTTTTGCAACTATGGAGGAACGAAATGTGTCGTCGTGGACGTCCATGATCGTGGTGTATGGGATGCATGGATATGTGAGGGAAGCACTGGAATGCTTCTGTCATATGAGGGAGGCTGGGGTGAGGCCAAATTATGTGACTTTTATTGGAGTGCTTAGTGCCTGTGTGCATGGTGGGGCAGTTCGAGAAGGgagattttattttgatatgatGAAGAATGTTTATGGCATAACACCCCAATTGCAGCATTATGGATGCATGGTGGACCTTCTGGGCCGAGCTGGATTGCTTGAGGATGCCAGAAGAATGGTGGAGCAGATGCCTATGAAGCCAAACTCGGTAGTGTGGGGGTGTTTGATGGGTGCGTGTGAAAAATATGGGAATGTGGACATGGCGGAGTGGGTAGCTAAGCATTTGCAAGAATTGGAACCTTGGAGTGATGGGGTTTACGTGGTGTTGTCTAATATCTATGCCAATAGAGGCTTGTGGAAGGAGGTGGAGAGAATAAGATCGGTAATGGAAGAAGGAAAACTTGCTAAGGTTCCTGCTTATAGCCTGACAACTAATTCAAATTGA
- the LOC108346303 gene encoding protein phosphatase 1 regulatory inhibitor subunit PPP1R7 homolog has translation MEESVESIAVPDHDEDDPSSTILDLSSYQLHDLDSVELPPTLTELDLTANRLSTLDPRIANLSHLKKLSLRQNLVTDNAVLPLSSWSALASLEELVLRDNQLRNIPDVSIFQKLLVFDVSFNEISSLHGCAKVSDTLKELYVSMNQVLKIEEIDHFHQLQILELGSNKLRVMENLQSLTNLQQLWLGRNRIKVVNLCGLNCIKKISLQSNRLTSMTGFEGCIALEELYLSHNGISKMEGLSTLVNLRVLDVSSNKLTSVDDITNLTQLEDLWLNDNQIASLEGIAEAVVGCREKLTTIYLEHNPCAKSPNYTAFLRETFPNIEQIDSYVFS, from the exons ATGGAGGAGTCGGTAGAATCAATAGCGGTTCCGGATCACGACGAAGACGATCCTTCATCAACGATTTTGGATCTCAGCAGTTACCAGCTCCACGACCTTGACTCGGTCGAGTTGCCTCCCACTCTCACCGAGTTGGACCTCACCGCGAATCGCTTGTCCACGCTGGACCCGCGCATAGCCAACCTCTCCCATCTTAAGAAGCTCTCACTGCGCCAGAACCTCGTCACCGACAACGCCGTTCTCCCTCTCTCTTCCTGGAGCGCCCTCGCGTCGCTCGAG GAGCTTGTGCTGCGGGATAATCAATTGAGGAACATTCCTGACGTCAGCATATTCCAGAAGCTTCTGGTATTCGATGTTTCGTTCAACGAGATTAGTTCGCTACACGGCTGTGCCAAGGTCTCCGATACGCTCAAGGAACTCTACGTGTCCATGAATCAAGTTTTGAAGATCGAGGAGATCGACCACTTCCATCAGCTGCAGATTCTTGAACTCGGCTCCAATAAATTGCGG GTAATGGAGAATTTGCAGAGCCTTACGAATTTGCAGCAGCTGTGGCTCGGTCGGAATCGAATTAAAGTTGTAAATCTGTGTGGTCTCAATTGCATTAAGAAAATTAGTTTGCAAAGCAATCGTCTCACTTCAATGACGGGTTTTGAG GGCTGCATAGCTCTAGAAGAACTATACTTGAGCCATAATGGTATTTCAAAAATGGAAGGGTTGTCGACATTAGTCAATCTCCGGGTTTTAGATGTATCGTCAAATAAGTTAACTTCAGTGGATGACATTACGAACCTGACGCA ATTGGAAGATTTGtggcttaacgacaaccaaatAGCATCACTTGAAGGAATTGCTGAGGCTGTTGTTGGTTGTAGAGAGAAGCTTACAACCATCTACCTGGAGCATAACCCATGT GCTAAATCACCCAACTATACTGCATTCCTCAGGGAAACATTCCCCAACATCGAACAAATTGATTCATATGTATTTTCTTAG
- the LOC108347124 gene encoding protein unc-13 homolog, which produces MHDHVVVEFDDLPPSAFSDAAPNLSEPELRETAYEILVGACRSSGPKPLTFASHSDSNRGDKRNPSPSLYRSLTLKASSEVKKKLGLKTTTSWRNRRAATTGELMRVQMRVTEVTDTRVRRALLRVAAGQLGRRIESMVLPLELMQQLKCQDFASEQEYETWLRRNLKVLEAGLLLHPLLPLDKPDISALSLQQIIHGGLEKPMDIGKDNESMHALRKVVMSLACRSSDGSVTDTCHWADGFPLNFRIYQTLLEACFDNHEETSVIEEVDEVLELIKTTRVILGMNEMLHNVCFSWTLFQRYVATGQVENDLLLASSNLLAEAEKDAKAMMDPFYSKSLSYALNLMLSWAEERLLAYHDTFHDGNIESMQSVVSLAVSSAKILAGDISLECSRMKKEDDISCTRVENYITSSLHAFCLKQKLDPRNSKNAAREEDKVFTRLSVLAREVSEVAFGEKAMFSPILKRWHPVAAGVAVATLHVCYGHELKQYVKSVTELTPDTVQTLMAADKLEKDLVHIAVEDSVDSDDGGKSVIREMCPFEAEAVIINLVKSWIKNRVVTLEECLDRNLQEEVWIPGANKECFAPSALEILGIIDDSLEAFFVLPIIPMHAVLLPEFMFALDKSLQQYILKAKAGCGNRNTFIPIMPALTRCSPGSKFHGVFRKKEKSQVTQRRIFHVGTTNVENSFGLPQFCVRINTMQRIGMGLKAIERRTVARLGNSKSTTEDGMEKRLKFKLSKAASVEGIRQLSEAMAYKVIFQDLRHVLWDGLYVVEVSSTRIEPFLEELNQCLKIILSTVHERVITHIITDVMKASFDGFLLVLLAGGPARAFSLEDHVIIDEDFKLLNDLFWSNGKGLPADLIEKHSTNVKEVLPLFRRDTEDLTKIFSQLIMEMYNSSTKSHLPLPTTSGQWSPREPNTLLRVLCHRKDETAAKFLKKNYNLPKKSKR; this is translated from the exons ATGCACGACCACGTTGTTGTCGAGTTCGACGACCTTCCTCCTTCAGCTTTCTCCGACGCAGCTCCCAACTTATCAGAACCGGAGCTCCGGGAAACGGCATACGAGATCCTCGTCGGAGCCTGCCGGAGTTCGGGGCCGAAGCCGTTAACGTTCGCCTCGCACTCTGACTCTAACAGAGGAGATAAACGGAATCCTTCGCCGTCCTTGTACAGGTCGCTGACTTTGAAGGCGTCGAGCGAGGTGAAGAAGAAGCTGGGACTGAAAACGACGACGTCGTGGAGGAATAGAAGGGCGGCGACGACGGGGGAGTTGATGAGGGTGCAAATGAGAGTGACGGAAGTCACTGACACTCGGGTCAGACGTGCCCTTCTCAGAGTAGCTGCTGGCCAG CTCGGAAGACGAATAGAATCGATGGTTCTGCCCCTTGAGCTAATGCAACAGCTCAAGTGTCAAGATTTTGCTAGTGAACAAGAGTACGAGACTTGGCTAAGGAGGAATTTGAAGGTTCTTGAAGCAGGACTTCTCTTGCATCCTCTCTTGCCGTTAGATAAGCCAGATATTAGCGCACTGAGCCTGCAGCAAATAATCCATGGGGGCCTTGAGAAGCCCATGGATATTGGAAAAGACAATGAATCAATGCACGCACTTCGCAAAGTTGTTATGTCTCTTGCTTGTAGATCATCTGATGGGTCTGTTACCGATACATGCCATTGGGCTGATGGGTTTCCGCTAAACTTTAGGATCTACCAAACTCTGTTAGAAGCATGTTTTGATAATCATGAAGAAACCAGTGTGATAGAAGAGGTTGACGAGGTCTTGGAGCTCATCAAGACAACCCGGGTTATTCTTGGAATGAATGAGATGCTGCATAATGTCTGTTTTTCTTGGACCTTGTTTCAACGTTATGTTGCCACTGGTCAAGTGGAAAATGATCTGCTTTTAGCATCGAGTAATCTGCTGGCAGAAGCTGAGAAAGATGCCAAGGCGATGATGGATCCATTTTACTCAAAATCCCTGAGCTACGCATTGAATTTGATGTTAAGTTGGGCAGAAGAAAGGCTCCTTGCTTACCATGATACTTTCCATGATGGTAATATTGAGTCAATGCAAAGTGTTGTTTCTCTTGCTGTATCGTCAGCAAAGATATTGGCAGGAGATATCTCTCTTGAGTGTAGCAGGATGAAGAAAGAGGATGATATATCCTGCACCAGAGTTGAAAATTACATCACATCGTCATTGCATGCT TTTTGTTTGAAGCAGAAACTGGATCCACGGAACAGCAAGAATGCAGCTAGAGAAGAGGATAAAGTGTTTACACGTCTCTCAGTTCTTGCACGAGAAGTCAGCGAAGTGGCTTTTGGCGAGAAAGCAATGTTTAGTCCAATACTGAAGAGATGGCATCCAGTTGCTGCTGGTGTTGCTGTTGCTACCCTTCATGTATGTTATGGTCATGAGTTGAAGCAATATGTGAAGAGTGTTACGGAGTTGACTCCTGATACTGTACAAACGCTGATGGCTGCTGATAAATTGGAGAAAGATCTGGTACATATAGCAGTGGAAGATTCAGTTGACAGTGACGATGGTGGGAAATCCGTTATAAGGGAGATGTGTCCTTTTGAGGCTGAAGCTGTAATTATCAACCTGGTCAAGTCATGGATCAAGAACAGAGTGGTTACACTGGAAGAATGTCTTGACAGAAATCTACAAGAAGAG GTGTGGATTCCTGGTGCAAATAAAGAATGCTTTGCTCCTTCCGCTCTTGAAATTCTAGGAATCATAGATGACTCCCTGGAAGCGTTCTTTGTGTTGCCAATAATACCCATGCATGCAGTTTTGCTTCCTGAATTCATGTTTGCTCTTGACAAATCTCTCCAACAATACATTTTGAAGGCGAAAGCTGGCTGTG GAAACCGTAATACCTTCATCCCAATCATGCCAGCTTTGACTCGGTGTTCGCCAGGATCAAAATTTCACGGTGTattcagaaaaaaagaaaagtcacAAGTGACTCAGAGAAGGATATTTCATGTTGGAACAACAAACGTGGAAAACTCGTTCGGATTACCCCAGTTTTGTGTTCGCATAAATACCATGCAGCGCATTGGCATGGGACTAAAGGCTATAGAAAGGAGGACCGTTGCCCGTCTTGGGAATTCTAAATCCACAACAGAGGATGGTATGGAGAAGAGATTGAAGTTCAAGCTTTCTAAAGCTGCTTCTGTTGAAGGTATTCGTCAACTCTCCGAGGCCATGGCATACAAAGTGATTTTCCAGGATCTCCGCCATGTTCTTTGGGATGGCCTATATGTTGTAGAAGTTTCATCCACTAGAATTGAGCCTTTTCTTGAGGAGCTTAACCAATGCCTGAAGATAATATTATCCACTGTGCATGAGAGAGTAATAACGCATATAATAACTGATGTAATGAAGGCTTCTTTTGATGGGTTCTTGTTGGTTTTGTTAGCTGGGGGTCCAGCACGAGCTTTCTCTCTTGAAGACCATGTTATAATTGATGAGGACTTTAAGCTTCTCAATGATTTATTCTGGTCCAATGGAAAGGGTTTACCAGCTGATTTGATAGAAAAGCATTCTACAAATGTTAAAGAAGTGCTTCCCCTCTTTCGCAGGGATACTGAGGACTTGACTAAGATATTCAGTCAGCTTATTATGGAAATGTATAATTCTTCAACGAAATCTCACTTGCCATTGCCCACGACATCTGGTCAATGGAGTCCAAGGGAACCAAACACTCTTCTGCGAGTTTTGTGTCATAGAAAGGATGAAACTGCTGCCAAGTTCCTTAAAAAGAACTACAACTTGCCTAAGAAGTCTAAGCGTTAA